A portion of the Clostridium gelidum genome contains these proteins:
- a CDS encoding acyl-CoA dehydrogenase: MNFKQDENHEQLQEMYREFAENEVKPIAKEIDESMRFPEENVAKMAEMGLLGIPFPEEYGGAGMDTLSYIQCVEELSKCCATTGVIVSAHTSLCATPIYTYGTEEQKEKYLKPLASGEKLGAFGLTEPVAGTDASMQKSTAILDGDHYVLNGSKIFITNAGYADIYIVLAMTDKTKGTKGISAFIVEKDFPGFSVGSHELKMGIRASSTCELFFDNCKVPKENLLGEEGKGFGIAMATLDGGRIGIAAQALGIAEGAIEETVKYVKERVQFGRAISQFQNTQFELAQMRANTEAAKLLVYQAACAKDDHEKFTHLAAMAKLISARNATDVTNRCLQLFGGYGYTSDYPIERMMRDAKITEIYEGTSEVQMMVISGWMLR; encoded by the coding sequence ATGAATTTTAAACAAGATGAAAATCATGAACAATTACAAGAAATGTATAGAGAGTTTGCAGAAAATGAGGTAAAACCAATTGCAAAAGAAATAGATGAAAGCATGCGTTTTCCAGAAGAAAATGTAGCAAAAATGGCTGAAATGGGCTTGCTTGGAATTCCATTCCCTGAAGAATATGGCGGAGCTGGAATGGATACCTTAAGTTATATACAATGTGTAGAAGAATTATCTAAATGTTGCGCTACTACAGGTGTTATAGTTTCAGCACATACAAGTCTTTGTGCAACACCAATTTACACATATGGTACAGAGGAGCAAAAAGAGAAGTATTTAAAACCACTTGCTTCAGGAGAAAAATTAGGAGCCTTTGGATTAACAGAACCTGTTGCTGGAACTGATGCTTCTATGCAAAAGTCAACAGCAATACTCGACGGAGATCACTATGTATTAAATGGAAGCAAAATTTTTATTACTAATGCAGGCTATGCAGACATATATATTGTTTTGGCTATGACAGATAAGACTAAAGGAACAAAAGGTATTTCAGCATTTATTGTTGAAAAAGATTTCCCGGGATTTTCAGTTGGAAGTCATGAATTAAAGATGGGAATCCGTGCATCTTCTACATGCGAATTATTCTTTGATAACTGTAAAGTTCCAAAGGAAAATCTTTTAGGAGAAGAAGGCAAAGGATTTGGCATTGCAATGGCGACTCTTGATGGAGGTCGTATTGGTATTGCTGCACAAGCTCTTGGTATTGCAGAAGGCGCAATAGAGGAAACTGTAAAATATGTTAAGGAACGTGTTCAATTTGGACGTGCTATTTCACAATTCCAAAATACACAATTTGAATTAGCACAGATGCGTGCAAACACGGAAGCTGCGAAACTTTTAGTATATCAAGCTGCATGTGCAAAAGATGATCATGAAAAATTTACACATTTAGCTGCTATGGCAAAATTAATTTCTGCTAGAAATGCTACTGATGTAACTAATCGTTGCTTACAATTATTTGGTGGTTATGGATATACAAGCGATTATCCAATTGAAAGAATGATGCGTGATGCCAAAATAACAGAAATCTATGAAGGAACATCAGAAGTTCAAATGATGGTAATTTCAGGATGGATGCTTAGATAA
- a CDS encoding TetR/AcrR family transcriptional regulator, whose product MNEKDPRAIRTKNLIKEAFVKLLEEKDFKYITIKDITTKATINRATFYAHYLDKYILLEELVIGCFEEMLPKEILRATDLNEDIIKEFILFLYDYNISFYQKRKIDSTSIASTVDNLLKDKIDNLIEKILKDMAGRDELDCKDTNILVKLISSSIFSCAKYCYFNKNNKEYNIEKTLSFIMNGIKAI is encoded by the coding sequence ATGAATGAAAAAGACCCAAGAGCAATTAGAACAAAAAATTTGATTAAAGAAGCTTTTGTCAAATTACTTGAGGAAAAAGACTTTAAATACATAACAATTAAAGATATTACAACAAAGGCAACTATAAATAGAGCAACCTTTTATGCTCACTATTTAGATAAGTATATTTTACTAGAAGAACTGGTTATAGGTTGCTTTGAAGAAATGTTACCAAAAGAAATTTTAAGGGCCACAGATTTAAATGAAGATATTATAAAAGAATTTATTTTATTCCTATATGATTACAATATCAGCTTTTATCAAAAGCGTAAGATTGATTCTACATCAATTGCTTCTACTGTAGATAATTTATTAAAAGATAAAATAGATAATCTTATTGAGAAAATATTAAAAGATATGGCAGGTAGAGATGAGTTAGATTGTAAAGACACAAATATATTAGTTAAACTAATTTCCTCATCAATATTTAGTTGTGCTAAGTATTGCTATTTTAATAAAAATAATAAAGAATACAATATTGAAAAAACACTGAGCTTTATTATGAATGGGATAAAAGCCATTTAA
- a CDS encoding MarR family winged helix-turn-helix transcriptional regulator, with protein MNEDKIDLIEEFVRIQWLFHRYHQQNHTHHGPMGDPTRGQGRVLTILKMQPEISQKDLSYLLDMRPQSLGEILSKLEKSGYITRTPSETDRRVMNIKLTEEGIETIGTTEQEFSFDKLFECLNEQEQNNLSGYLRRIIEMLESQIGGEQPEPVFDPRQRGVNQFDDRLKMARNHHEKMPFGRHPGYMPFEHRPGMNLGHEEHPAPSPKKTDEE; from the coding sequence ATGAATGAAGATAAAATCGACTTAATAGAAGAATTTGTACGCATCCAGTGGTTATTTCACCGATACCATCAGCAAAATCATACGCATCATGGCCCTATGGGTGATCCAACTAGAGGGCAAGGCAGAGTATTAACTATCCTTAAGATGCAGCCTGAAATTAGCCAAAAAGATTTATCGTACTTGCTAGACATGAGGCCCCAATCCTTGGGAGAGATTCTTTCTAAGTTGGAGAAGAGTGGATACATAACTCGTACACCATCGGAAACTGACCGACGAGTTATGAATATTAAGCTCACGGAAGAGGGAATCGAGACAATCGGTACAACTGAGCAGGAATTCAGCTTTGACAAACTGTTTGAATGTTTGAACGAACAAGAACAAAATAATTTGAGCGGTTATCTTAGGCGTATCATCGAAATGCTTGAATCTCAGATTGGTGGCGAACAGCCCGAACCCGTTTTCGACCCGCGCCAACGTGGAGTCAATCAGTTTGACGATCGTTTAAAAATGGCTCGGAATCATCACGAAAAGATGCCTTTTGGTCGACATCCTGGTTACATGCCATTCGAGCATCGTCCCGGAATGAACCTAGGACACGAAGAACATCCTGCCCCATCACCAAAAAAAACTGACGAAGAATAA
- a CDS encoding MATE family efflux transporter codes for MNQTDSNTYYFENSPIWKAIAHMSLPMMLGMCLGVVYSLVDTFFIGKLNQTQMLSAVALALPFMTIQMAIGNVFGVGGGTYISRLLGEKKHDEAKTVSSVTFYFSLIAGLLFIIICFPILHPMLQLLGAQGDTMQPTREFILVLLMGSPIVIANFALGEVVRAEGASKESMYGMTISVIINIILDPILIFSCHMGVAGAAMGTVVGNICAVLYYVFYLQKKSLFLTVSPKAFKPNLEVTGGIFKIGITVLIQSLFMIVSTLLLNNFSIQYGDYAVAAFGISMRVAQISDFIGMGLFMGVIPLIAYSFTAGNIKRMKKIIQTTSLYITVLTLIITVIIMIFRTQVIEFFSKDPQVIHVGVITLAAFLISSLFVSLSGLFIGIFQGTGREKEASILSMVEGVLLIPTMIAGNIFWGLYGVIWSITIAQVITCIIGFGLWIRFTKDPSMKDPALKAQNNFVIN; via the coding sequence ATGAACCAAACAGATTCAAATACTTATTATTTTGAAAACTCACCTATCTGGAAAGCAATTGCGCATATGTCGTTACCGATGATGCTCGGAATGTGCTTGGGTGTAGTCTATTCCTTAGTAGATACTTTTTTTATCGGAAAACTTAACCAGACGCAGATGTTATCGGCGGTAGCATTAGCTTTGCCCTTTATGACTATTCAAATGGCAATCGGAAATGTTTTTGGAGTCGGAGGCGGTACGTATATTTCACGCTTATTGGGTGAAAAAAAGCATGATGAAGCAAAAACTGTTTCTTCCGTGACGTTCTATTTTAGTTTAATTGCAGGTTTACTATTTATAATTATTTGCTTCCCTATCCTCCATCCAATGCTGCAGTTGTTGGGTGCTCAAGGTGATACAATGCAGCCAACCAGGGAGTTTATTCTGGTATTATTGATGGGAAGTCCTATTGTAATTGCAAATTTTGCTTTGGGGGAAGTCGTCCGTGCAGAAGGTGCTTCCAAAGAATCAATGTATGGAATGACCATCAGTGTTATTATCAATATCATACTTGACCCTATTCTAATTTTTTCGTGCCATATGGGAGTGGCGGGAGCGGCTATGGGCACCGTTGTGGGTAACATTTGTGCAGTACTTTACTATGTTTTTTATCTGCAAAAGAAAAGCCTGTTTCTGACTGTATCCCCAAAGGCCTTCAAACCCAATCTAGAGGTCACTGGCGGGATCTTTAAAATTGGAATAACCGTGCTTATACAAAGTTTATTTATGATTGTTTCAACACTTTTGCTCAATAACTTTTCCATCCAGTATGGAGATTACGCAGTTGCCGCGTTTGGAATTTCCATGAGGGTGGCACAGATTTCTGATTTCATCGGTATGGGTTTATTCATGGGAGTTATACCTCTAATTGCGTATTCTTTTACAGCGGGAAATATCAAAAGGATGAAAAAAATCATCCAAACAACCTCGTTGTATATTACCGTTTTAACTCTTATCATAACCGTGATAATTATGATTTTCCGCACACAGGTGATTGAATTTTTCAGCAAAGACCCACAGGTCATCCATGTTGGAGTCATTACATTAGCGGCATTTTTAATATCTTCCTTGTTCGTCAGCCTCTCAGGACTTTTCATAGGAATATTTCAGGGAACAGGTAGAGAAAAAGAAGCTTCTATCTTGTCCATGGTGGAAGGAGTGTTATTAATTCCAACCATGATAGCCGGAAATATCTTTTGGGGTTTGTATGGTGTAATTTGGTCAATAACTATAGCTCAAGTTATTACATGTATAATCGGATTTGGACTGTGGATTCGCTTTACAAAAGATCCTTCAATGAAAGATCCAGCCCTAAAAGCACAGAATAACTTTGTTATAAATTAG
- a CDS encoding electron transfer flavoprotein subunit alpha, with amino-acid sequence MAKLVVNQEKIINIEELMKVCPFGAIENNNGTVEISGACKMCKLCVKKGPKGAVEYIEEAIEEIDKSAWKGIGVYVDHVDGDIHPVTYELIGKARELAGKINHPVYAVFVGKNISHKAEELLHYGVDKVFVYDEEELKYFRIEPYTAAFEDFIKKVKPTALLVGATTIGRSLAPRIAARFKTGLTADCTILDIKENTDLVQIRPAFGGNIMAQIVTPNSRPQLATVRYKVMTAPKRSKEIKGEIVPCRIDKEKLKSGITALEIKKKASEVGISDAEVIVAAGRGIKSEKDLDMVKELAKVLNAEFACTRPLIEAGWVDAKRQIGLSGRTVRPRLIIACGISGAVQFTAGMNNSEYIFAINTDEKAPIFKVAHYGVVGNMYEIIPQLLEKIKMDKEA; translated from the coding sequence ATGGCAAAATTAGTTGTAAATCAAGAAAAGATAATAAATATTGAAGAATTAATGAAAGTTTGCCCTTTTGGGGCTATTGAAAATAATAATGGAACAGTTGAGATAAGTGGAGCCTGCAAAATGTGTAAACTTTGTGTTAAAAAAGGTCCTAAAGGTGCAGTTGAATATATAGAAGAGGCAATTGAGGAAATAGATAAGAGTGCATGGAAAGGTATTGGTGTTTATGTTGACCATGTAGATGGAGATATACATCCAGTTACTTATGAACTAATAGGAAAAGCCAGAGAACTAGCAGGTAAAATAAATCATCCGGTTTATGCAGTATTTGTAGGAAAGAATATTTCTCATAAAGCAGAGGAACTTTTACACTATGGAGTAGATAAGGTTTTTGTATATGATGAGGAAGAATTAAAATATTTTAGAATAGAACCATATACAGCTGCTTTTGAAGATTTTATAAAAAAGGTAAAGCCAACGGCTTTATTAGTTGGAGCAACTACTATAGGAAGATCATTGGCACCAAGAATTGCGGCTAGATTTAAAACTGGACTTACAGCTGACTGTACTATTTTAGATATAAAAGAAAATACAGATTTGGTTCAAATAAGGCCTGCTTTTGGAGGAAATATAATGGCTCAAATAGTTACTCCTAATTCAAGACCACAACTCGCAACTGTTAGATACAAGGTTATGACAGCTCCAAAAAGAAGTAAAGAAATTAAAGGCGAGATAGTTCCTTGCCGTATAGACAAAGAAAAACTAAAATCTGGAATAACAGCCCTTGAAATAAAGAAAAAAGCATCAGAAGTTGGAATAAGTGATGCAGAAGTAATTGTAGCAGCTGGAAGAGGAATTAAGTCAGAAAAAGACTTGGACATGGTTAAGGAATTAGCTAAAGTTTTGAATGCAGAATTTGCATGCACTAGACCACTAATTGAAGCTGGATGGGTTGATGCAAAAAGGCAAATAGGGTTGAGTGGAAGAACAGTAAGACCAAGACTTATAATAGCTTGTGGAATATCTGGAGCAGTTCAATTTACAGCAGGAATGAATAATTCAGAGTATATATTTGCTATTAATACAGATGAAAAAGCACCAATATTTAAAGTGGCTCACTATGGAGTTGTTGGGAATATGTATGAAATAATTCCACAACTTTTAGAAAAAATAAAAATGGATAAGGAGGCATAG
- a CDS encoding methyl-accepting chemotaxis protein produces the protein MKSIKFKLIVYFCILFVLVSSGIGYFSFRLASNGMKTMQGELLNKKMTGDINAATYYMEEYYGNLSILDGKLVDENGNNLEGNFKMVDAILNDTGDVATIFIKKGDDFKRIATNIKNENGERAVGTNLGKESSAYNDMINGKEYIGKAKILNKNYSTTYKPIFSKTGENIGILFIGISEEESNQLLNQYSNNLRYVLILLVVISALICSIVVYIISKSITKPLEICVNHLNILATGDFSAEVPKKILRSQDESGKIAQAISQTQKSLRELILNINNESYSIENTVLNVKNSVDELDNDIDDVSATTEELSASMEETVASAEEMSATSQEIERSVNSVAEKSQEGLGKAIEISEKATNIMIASENNKKETEKMFKEAEKALKESIEKAKAVDQINILADSILQITSQTNLLALNASIEAARAGEAGKGFSVVADEIRKLAEQSSETINKIQSTTGIILSSVGDLTSNSNNMLNFIENRILKDYDTLVQTSKDYNNNALYYKDFSTDLNETTETLLTSVQEILKTIDGVAQAASEGAEGTLDIATRIQEVNNKSNKMRQEALKAQENVEKLKAEVCKFKI, from the coding sequence ATGAAAAGTATTAAATTTAAACTAATTGTATATTTTTGTATCTTATTTGTTTTAGTTTCTAGTGGAATTGGTTATTTTTCTTTTAGACTAGCTTCAAATGGAATGAAAACAATGCAGGGTGAATTATTGAATAAAAAAATGACTGGGGATATTAATGCAGCTACATATTATATGGAGGAATACTATGGGAATTTATCTATTTTAGATGGGAAACTAGTAGATGAAAATGGTAATAATTTAGAAGGAAACTTTAAAATGGTAGATGCAATTCTTAATGATACTGGAGATGTGGCCACAATATTTATTAAAAAGGGTGATGATTTTAAAAGAATAGCAACAAATATTAAAAATGAAAATGGTGAAAGAGCCGTTGGTACAAATTTGGGTAAAGAAAGCAGTGCTTATAATGATATGATTAACGGGAAAGAATATATTGGAAAAGCTAAAATTTTAAATAAGAATTATTCTACAACATATAAACCTATATTTTCAAAAACAGGAGAAAATATTGGTATATTATTTATTGGTATATCGGAAGAAGAGTCTAATCAATTATTAAATCAATACAGTAACAATTTGAGGTATGTATTAATATTATTAGTTGTAATCAGTGCTTTAATTTGCAGTATAGTGGTTTATATTATTTCAAAGAGTATTACAAAACCATTAGAAATTTGTGTGAATCATCTAAATATTTTAGCTACTGGTGATTTTTCGGCGGAAGTTCCAAAAAAAATTCTGAGAAGTCAAGATGAAAGTGGTAAGATTGCACAAGCTATCAGTCAAACACAAAAGTCGCTTAGAGAATTGATTTTAAATATAAATAATGAATCTTATAGTATTGAAAATACAGTTTTAAATGTTAAAAATAGTGTAGATGAACTAGATAATGATATAGATGATGTATCTGCAACTACAGAAGAACTTTCAGCAAGTATGGAAGAAACAGTAGCGTCTGCAGAAGAGATGTCAGCAACTTCGCAAGAGATTGAAAGATCGGTTAACTCTGTTGCAGAAAAATCACAAGAAGGTCTTGGAAAAGCTATAGAAATAAGTGAAAAAGCTACAAATATTATGATCGCATCAGAAAATAACAAAAAAGAAACAGAGAAAATGTTTAAGGAAGCAGAAAAAGCATTAAAAGAATCTATTGAAAAAGCAAAAGCAGTAGATCAAATAAATATTTTAGCAGATTCAATACTCCAAATAACTTCTCAAACAAATTTGCTTGCATTAAATGCATCTATAGAAGCGGCAAGAGCTGGAGAAGCTGGAAAAGGGTTTAGTGTGGTAGCAGATGAAATAAGAAAACTTGCAGAGCAGTCGAGTGAAACTATAAATAAAATACAAAGCACTACTGGAATCATATTGTCTTCAGTTGGAGATTTAACCTCAAATTCTAATAATATGTTAAACTTCATTGAAAATAGAATTTTAAAAGACTATGATACTTTAGTTCAAACAAGTAAAGATTATAATAATAATGCATTATATTATAAAGATTTTTCTACAGATTTAAATGAAACTACAGAAACGTTGCTTACATCAGTTCAGGAAATTTTAAAAACTATTGATGGAGTAGCACAAGCAGCAAGTGAAGGAGCTGAAGGAACTCTAGATATAGCAACTAGAATACAGGAAGTAAATAATAAGTCTAATAAAATGAGGCAGGAAGCATTAAAAGCGCAGGAAAATGTAGAAAAGTTGAAAGCGGAAGTTTGTAAATTTAAGATATGA
- a CDS encoding FAD-binding oxidoreductase yields the protein MSYKEVELKDYEYILSIAENDKERVLFKENINEDYSHDELGGIKKMPDIVVQAINSEEISKVMKYAYEKGIPVTPRGSGTGLVGAAVPLEGGIVIDLSRMNKMLELDEENLTLTLEPGVLLMEISKYVEEFDLFYPPDPGEKSATIGGNISTNAGGMRAVKYGVTRDYVRGLEVVLPNGEVVELGGKVVKNSSGYSLKDLMVGSEGTLGIVTKAILRLLPLPKKALSLLIPFESLERAIETVPKIIKSKSIPTAIEFMQREAIVAAEEFLGKSFPDKSSDAYLLLTFDGNSTEEIEKDYANVANICLESGALDVLISDTEERQESIWSARGCFLEAIKALTTEMDEVDVVVPRNKIGEFVTFTHELERTANIRIKSFGHAGDGNLHVYILRDELNEKEWHTKLREIMQVMYDKAKELKGQVSGEHGIGFAKKGYLKQSLPDQCMNIMQGIKLAFDPKNILNPGKVCE from the coding sequence ATGAGTTACAAAGAAGTTGAATTAAAAGACTACGAATATATATTATCTATTGCAGAAAATGATAAAGAAAGAGTTTTATTTAAGGAAAATATAAATGAGGATTATAGTCATGATGAATTAGGTGGAATTAAGAAAATGCCTGATATAGTAGTTCAAGCTATAAATTCTGAAGAGATTTCAAAAGTTATGAAGTATGCTTATGAAAAGGGAATACCTGTGACTCCAAGAGGTTCTGGTACTGGGCTTGTTGGTGCAGCAGTTCCACTTGAAGGTGGGATAGTTATAGATCTTAGTAGAATGAATAAAATGTTAGAACTAGATGAAGAAAATCTTACACTAACATTAGAACCAGGGGTTTTACTTATGGAAATAAGTAAATATGTTGAAGAATTTGACTTGTTTTATCCACCAGATCCAGGAGAAAAATCGGCAACAATTGGTGGGAATATAAGCACTAATGCAGGTGGAATGAGAGCTGTAAAATATGGAGTCACTAGAGATTACGTAAGAGGTCTTGAAGTTGTACTTCCAAATGGTGAAGTGGTAGAACTTGGAGGAAAAGTTGTTAAAAACAGTTCAGGATATTCATTAAAAGATTTAATGGTTGGTTCAGAAGGTACTTTAGGAATAGTTACAAAAGCAATTTTAAGATTGTTACCACTTCCTAAAAAAGCACTAAGTTTACTTATACCTTTCGAAAGTCTTGAAAGAGCAATAGAGACTGTTCCGAAAATAATTAAATCGAAGTCAATACCAACAGCAATTGAGTTTATGCAAAGAGAAGCAATAGTAGCAGCGGAAGAATTCCTAGGAAAGAGTTTTCCAGACAAATCTTCAGATGCATATCTTTTATTAACTTTTGATGGAAATTCTACAGAAGAAATTGAAAAGGATTATGCAAATGTTGCTAATATTTGCTTGGAATCTGGAGCGTTAGATGTGTTGATTTCAGATACAGAAGAGAGACAAGAATCAATATGGTCAGCTAGAGGCTGTTTTCTTGAAGCAATTAAAGCATTAACTACTGAAATGGATGAAGTTGATGTTGTTGTACCAAGAAATAAAATTGGAGAGTTTGTAACTTTTACTCATGAACTTGAACGAACAGCTAATATCAGAATAAAAAGCTTTGGTCATGCTGGAGATGGAAATTTACATGTTTATATATTAAGAGATGAATTGAATGAAAAAGAATGGCATACAAAATTAAGAGAAATTATGCAAGTAATGTATGATAAAGCTAAAGAATTAAAAGGACAAGTTTCAGGAGAACATGGTATAGGTTTTGCAAAGAAAGGATATTTAAAACAATCACTACCAGATCAATGTATGAATATAATGCAAGGAATAAAATTAGCTTTTGATCCTAAAAATATATTAAACCCTGGAAAGGTTTGTGAATAA
- a CDS encoding PHP domain-containing protein: MNEELKIFFQNLISCMKNKKVFFVSHPDDDNTPLDYKKLVMAAKQYHVALEVNNSSLLKKNRRLNCVENYKKMLTLCSQYRVPIIINSDAHDPSYVGDFSEAYKLLKELNFDEELILNTSIEKFKAFIGY, from the coding sequence ATGAATGAAGAATTAAAAATATTTTTTCAGAACTTAATTTCTTGTATGAAAAATAAAAAAGTATTTTTTGTTTCACATCCTGATGATGATAACACACCATTAGATTATAAAAAATTGGTTATGGCTGCAAAACAGTATCATGTTGCATTAGAAGTAAATAATAGTTCTTTATTAAAGAAAAATAGGCGACTAAATTGTGTGGAGAATTATAAGAAAATGCTTACTCTTTGTAGTCAATATAGGGTGCCAATAATCATCAATTCTGATGCTCATGATCCAAGCTATGTGGGTGATTTTTCTGAAGCATATAAACTATTAAAAGAATTAAATTTTGATGAGGAATTGATTCTAAATACAAGTATTGAGAAGTTCAAAGCTTTTATTGGTTACTAA
- a CDS encoding ketopantoate reductase family protein, whose protein sequence is MKILIIGRGVISTQYGWALEQAGNDVTFYVRPGRISQYGDIVNLKILDGRKNKKGDSVNKAWKIKMIEELSSSHDFDLIMISVNHNQLSNIINWLEPLVNNSTVLIFNNIMDEPLNSIGSIPKEQVVFGFPGAGGSFINQNTLDGGFFKSIFMGFIDNTTDKNRYDIVSRLFKNAGFGISEKKDMRNWLWFHFITNASLMVAASKVGSLNNLFDSASALKEFALILRELIPLMRAKGSKVSIITNIAVNLPSGLVAFAMKLALAKGNLPREIMRSASGSENLKAESNVIFVRDTLAEACRLGISLPRLESLDSPICRE, encoded by the coding sequence ATGAAAATATTAATTATAGGCAGAGGAGTAATTTCAACACAATATGGATGGGCTTTAGAACAAGCAGGTAATGATGTAACATTTTATGTTCGTCCAGGTAGAATAAGTCAATATGGAGATATAGTCAATTTAAAAATATTAGATGGTAGAAAGAATAAAAAGGGTGACTCAGTAAATAAAGCTTGGAAAATTAAAATGATAGAAGAACTATCATCAAGCCATGATTTTGATTTGATTATGATTAGCGTAAATCATAATCAATTAAGTAATATAATAAATTGGTTAGAACCACTTGTTAATAATTCAACAGTTTTAATATTTAATAATATTATGGATGAACCTTTAAATTCAATTGGATCAATTCCAAAGGAACAAGTTGTTTTTGGATTTCCTGGAGCTGGTGGATCTTTTATAAATCAAAACACATTAGATGGTGGTTTTTTTAAAAGCATCTTTATGGGATTCATTGATAATACTACTGATAAAAACAGATATGATATAGTGAGTAGATTATTTAAAAATGCAGGTTTTGGTATATCTGAAAAGAAAGATATGCGTAATTGGTTATGGTTTCACTTTATTACTAACGCAAGCTTAATGGTTGCAGCCTCAAAAGTAGGTTCTTTAAATAATCTATTTGATTCTGCAAGTGCCCTTAAAGAATTTGCTTTAATATTAAGGGAACTCATACCACTTATGAGAGCTAAAGGATCTAAGGTTAGTATAATAACAAATATTGCAGTAAATTTACCTTCAGGACTTGTGGCTTTTGCAATGAAATTAGCATTAGCTAAAGGGAATTTACCTAGAGAAATAATGAGAAGTGCTAGTGGAAGTGAAAATCTAAAAGCTGAAAGTAATGTGATATTTGTACGCGATACCCTTGCTGAAGCATGTAGACTAGGGATATCTCTTCCTCGGCTTGAATCTTTAGACTCACCTATTTGTAGAGAATAG
- a CDS encoding acyl carrier protein phosphodiesterase: MNYLAHIYLSDNSEENMLGNFLGDFVNKALENEFEYSIKQGIFMHKKLDTFTDSHPDFLRSRKRISSTNRRLGGVLIDIFYDHFLAKNWHDYSLIALEEYTDDFYNILKKFSYCLPNKLINRMPFIIEENWLLSYRDIIGIERTVERIAKRFSDTRHPLAKPIDELINNYESLESDFKSFYPDAIEYADKLKRML; encoded by the coding sequence ATGAATTATTTAGCTCATATATATCTTTCAGATAATAGTGAAGAAAATATGCTAGGAAATTTTCTAGGGGATTTCGTTAATAAGGCTTTGGAAAATGAATTTGAATACTCCATAAAGCAGGGGATTTTTATGCATAAAAAACTCGATACGTTTACGGATTCACATCCAGATTTTTTAAGGAGTAGAAAAAGGATTTCCAGCACCAATAGACGCCTCGGAGGGGTATTGATTGATATATTCTATGATCATTTTTTAGCTAAAAATTGGCATGATTATTCTTTAATAGCATTAGAAGAATATACAGATGACTTTTATAATATACTTAAAAAGTTTTCTTATTGCCTGCCTAATAAATTAATAAATAGAATGCCTTTTATAATAGAAGAAAACTGGCTTCTTTCCTATAGAGATATAATTGGTATCGAAAGAACCGTAGAGCGGATTGCTAAAAGATTTTCTGATACAAGACACCCCTTAGCAAAGCCTATAGATGAACTTATTAATAATTATGAAAGCCTTGAAAGCGACTTTAAATCTTTTTATCCTGATGCAATTGAATATGCAGATAAACTTAAAAGAATGCTTTAG